A single Anopheles funestus chromosome 2RL, idAnoFuneDA-416_04, whole genome shotgun sequence DNA region contains:
- the LOC125775094 gene encoding cuticle protein 21-like encodes MALRFVVLAAFVATASAVAIGYPAPLGAYPAVAKVAAPLADYDPNPQYSYSYAVSDALTGDNKSQQESRSGDVVTGSYSLIEPDGTQRVVEYTADPVNGFNAVVHRGAGVVKAVAPVAKFAAPLAYPAVAKVAAPLAHPYYG; translated from the exons ATGGCCCTTCGG tttgTAGTTCTTGCCGCCTTTGTCGCTACCGCTAGTGCGGTGGCAATCGGATATCCAGCCCCGTTGGGTGCTTATCCTGCTGTGGCTAAGGTTGCCGCACCACTGGCCGACTACGACCCTAACCCGCAGTACAGCTACAGCTATGCCGTGTCG GATGCTCTGACCGGTGACAACAAAAGCCAGCAGGAGTCTCGCTCGGGAGATGTCGTGACTGGCTCGTACTCGCTCATCGAGCCTGATGGTACTCAGCGTGTTGTTGAGTATACTGCCGACCCAGTCAATGGATTCAACGCCGTTGTTCACCGTGGTGCCGGTGTAGTTAAGGCGGTAGCCCCGGTTGCCAAATTCGCCGCGCCACTTGCATACCCTGCCGTCGCCAAGGTTGCGGCTCCGTTGGCCCATCCCTACTACGGATAA
- the LOC125775089 gene encoding larval cuticle protein A2B-like isoform X2 gives MAFKFAVFAAIVAVANAVAIGYPAPLGAYPAVAKVAAPVVAKVAEEYDPNPQYSYSYHIADALTGDNKEQQESRSGDVVTGSYSLVEPDGTRRVVEYTADPVNGFNAVVHREPLAVKAVAPVAKFAAPLAYPAVAKVAAPYAPYGGYPAYGKAILG, from the exons ATGGCATTCAAA TTCGCCGTCTTCGCCGCCATCGTGGCCGTCGCCAACGCCGTCGCCATCGGCTACCCAGCTCCATTGGGAGCTTACCCAGCTGTGGCCAAG GTTGCTGCCCCGGTTGTTGCTAAGGTTGCCGAAGAATACGACCCGAACCCTCAGTACAGCTACAGCTACCACATTGCC GATGCTCTGACCGGAGATAACAAGGAACAGCAGGAATCTCGCTCCGGAGATGTCGTGACTGGCTCGTACTCTCTGGTGGAACCCGATGGCACCCGTCGTGTCGTTGAGTACACTGCCGACCCAGTCAACGGATTCAACGCCGTCGTCCACCGTGAGCCTCTGGCCGTCAAGGCTGTGGCCCCAGTTGCCAAGTTCGCTGCCCCGCTGGCTTACCCCGCCGTCGCTAAGGTTGCTGCCCCGTACGCACCATACGGAGGATACCCAGCCTACGGAAAGGCTATCCTTGGTTAA
- the LOC125775089 gene encoding larval cuticle protein A2B-like isoform X1: MAFKFAVFAAIVAVANAVAIGYPAPLGAYPAVAKVAAPLAYPAVAKVAAPVVAKVAEEYDPNPQYSYSYHIADALTGDNKEQQESRSGDVVTGSYSLVEPDGTRRVVEYTADPVNGFNAVVHREPLAVKAVAPVAKFAAPLAYPAVAKVAAPYAPYGGYPAYGKAILG; the protein is encoded by the exons ATGGCATTCAAA TTCGCCGTCTTCGCCGCCATCGTGGCCGTCGCCAACGCCGTCGCCATCGGCTACCCAGCTCCATTGGGAGCTTACCCAGCTGTGGCCAAGGTCGCCGCTCCTCTGGCTTACCCGGCCGTCGCCAAGGTTGCTGCCCCGGTTGTTGCTAAGGTTGCCGAAGAATACGACCCGAACCCTCAGTACAGCTACAGCTACCACATTGCC GATGCTCTGACCGGAGATAACAAGGAACAGCAGGAATCTCGCTCCGGAGATGTCGTGACTGGCTCGTACTCTCTGGTGGAACCCGATGGCACCCGTCGTGTCGTTGAGTACACTGCCGACCCAGTCAACGGATTCAACGCCGTCGTCCACCGTGAGCCTCTGGCCGTCAAGGCTGTGGCCCCAGTTGCCAAGTTCGCTGCCCCGCTGGCTTACCCCGCCGTCGCTAAGGTTGCTGCCCCGTACGCACCATACGGAGGATACCCAGCCTACGGAAAGGCTATCCTTGGTTAA